In the genome of Gloeotrichia echinulata CP02, one region contains:
- a CDS encoding universal stress protein: MFNKILVALDRSEIGQQVFDQALDLAKATGASLMLLHVLSAEEEGSPYVPILSNFDYYPGLGAQSFEYYQQQWESFKDEGLKMLQAFSAQANTAGVKTEFTQNLGLPGRLICQIAVNWGAELIVMGRRGRTGLAELFLGSVSNYVLHHATCSVQIVHLPASAPKAQEVVKEPSQTAIIG, from the coding sequence ATGTTTAACAAAATTCTCGTAGCATTGGATCGCTCAGAAATTGGACAACAGGTTTTTGACCAAGCCTTGGACTTAGCGAAGGCAACAGGAGCTAGCTTAATGCTACTGCATGTCCTGTCTGCAGAAGAAGAAGGCAGTCCTTATGTACCGATATTATCTAATTTTGATTACTATCCGGGATTGGGCGCTCAAAGTTTCGAGTACTACCAACAGCAGTGGGAAAGCTTTAAAGACGAAGGGCTAAAGATGTTACAAGCCTTCAGCGCCCAAGCAAACACAGCAGGCGTAAAGACGGAATTTACCCAAAATTTGGGGCTTCCTGGTCGTCTCATCTGTCAAATAGCTGTGAATTGGGGTGCTGAGTTAATTGTTATGGGTCGTCGCGGACGGACTGGCTTGGCTGAATTGTTCCTGGGTAGTGTGAGTAACTACGTTCTCCACCATGCAACTTGTTCAGTTCAGATTGTCCATCTTCCAGCTAGTGCGCCAAAAGCACAAGAGGTTGTCAAAGAACCTAGCCAGACGGCGATTATTGGTTAA
- a CDS encoding DNA adenine methylase: MFKSPLRYPGGKSKAINQIVEYLPNSFSEFREPFVGGGSVFIYLKQQFPDLKIWINDLNRELYLFWKFAQSDIAKLVAEVRDIKAKYTDGKLLFTELTNVDINKFSDFDRAVRFFVLNRITFSGTVESGGFSQEAFHKRFTDSSIDRLEKLGDILAENVQITNLDYSELLNPTGKEVFVFLDPPYFRATKSKLYGKDGDLHTSFDHQRFAEVVKVCHHDWLITYDDSPQIRENFQSMNIAAWQLQYGMNNYKQGGAAKGKELFISNYK; this comes from the coding sequence ATGTTCAAAAGTCCACTTCGTTATCCTGGCGGTAAATCAAAAGCCATCAATCAAATAGTTGAATACTTGCCAAATAGCTTTTCGGAATTTAGAGAACCTTTTGTAGGCGGTGGTTCTGTCTTTATTTACCTAAAACAGCAATTTCCAGATTTAAAGATTTGGATTAATGATTTAAACCGCGAATTATACCTTTTTTGGAAGTTTGCCCAATCTGATATAGCTAAATTAGTTGCCGAAGTTCGGGATATTAAAGCTAAATATACAGACGGTAAATTACTATTTACAGAATTGACCAATGTAGATATTAATAAATTTTCGGATTTTGATAGAGCCGTGCGTTTTTTTGTACTCAATAGAATTACGTTTTCGGGAACTGTAGAATCAGGCGGATTTTCTCAGGAAGCTTTTCATAAAAGGTTTACAGATTCGTCAATAGACCGCCTGGAAAAATTAGGAGATATTTTAGCAGAAAATGTCCAAATAACTAATTTAGATTATAGTGAACTATTAAATCCCACTGGAAAAGAAGTATTTGTATTTTTAGATCCTCCCTATTTTAGGGCAACAAAATCAAAGCTGTATGGTAAAGATGGTGACTTACACACGTCTTTTGATCATCAAAGATTTGCGGAAGTTGTGAAAGTATGTCACCATGACTGGCTGATTACTTACGATGATTCACCGCAAATTCGAGAGAATTTTCAATCAATGAATATTGCAGCTTGGCAATTACAGTATGGGATGAATAACTATAAGCAGGGTGGTGCTGCTAAGGGCAAAGAGTTATTTATTAGTAATTATAAATAA
- a CDS encoding tetratricopeptide repeat protein, producing the protein MENKYNLTLKMIGEDELNSTNLLRRRLAYYLDKLSISRRNQDRQEEITCLSQLAAIYEKFFKFSQALEYYKLLLALSQRMGLENWQEVALYGIGNCYRQLKQFHESIKYFTQLVKTTYKTGNRILQVAGISGIGTDYQYLGEYQKALECFQNQLAISCEMNERSWEKSALGSLANVYACLKDYQQALNYEQKALLVAQEISDTKSIANSLVKIADIYLHLQEWQKVIEFCNQALFIARKIDNKNLIMSSLHILGQSYQKLDQYHKAIDFLTKALEISYELDNQKIQSSILLCLSDVCCQINQLEEALEYNLESLHITRKIGNRFSEASTLAKIASTYQHLGRKENALVYYKQSLTIFQQIGSKEIQQQLFFNIGSIFYYKEEYCQAMGFLRSALVLAQDINNHTEEAKVSLTLGATLHKLNRHQEAISHYRQTYRIYKNLGDEVQAQQMLQTMQILGVEFLG; encoded by the coding sequence TTGGAAAATAAGTATAATTTAACACTAAAAATGATAGGGGAAGATGAACTAAATTCAACAAACCTCCTCCGTAGGAGGCTCGCCTATTACTTAGATAAATTGTCAATCAGCCGTCGAAATCAAGACAGGCAAGAAGAGATAACTTGTCTGAGTCAATTAGCAGCAATTTATGAAAAATTCTTCAAGTTTTCACAAGCTTTGGAGTATTATAAGCTACTTTTGGCTTTATCTCAACGTATGGGTCTGGAAAATTGGCAAGAAGTCGCTCTCTACGGCATAGGTAATTGTTATCGTCAACTAAAGCAATTTCATGAATCGATTAAATATTTTACACAATTAGTCAAAACTACTTACAAAACTGGTAATAGAATATTACAGGTAGCAGGTATTTCAGGAATAGGAACCGATTATCAATATCTGGGGGAGTATCAAAAAGCTCTTGAGTGTTTTCAAAATCAGCTAGCCATTAGTTGCGAAATGAATGAGCGGAGTTGGGAGAAAAGCGCCCTGGGGTCACTGGCCAATGTTTACGCGTGTCTAAAAGATTACCAACAGGCACTTAATTATGAGCAAAAGGCTCTCTTGGTTGCTCAAGAAATTAGTGATACCAAATCCATCGCCAACTCACTAGTAAAAATTGCTGATATTTATCTTCATCTGCAGGAGTGGCAAAAGGTAATTGAATTTTGTAATCAAGCGCTCTTTATTGCCAGAAAAATTGATAACAAAAACTTGATTATGAGCAGCCTGCATATTCTAGGTCAATCATATCAAAAACTTGATCAGTATCACAAAGCCATAGATTTTTTAACAAAAGCCCTGGAAATTTCTTATGAGCTTGACAATCAAAAAATCCAAAGTTCTATTTTGCTTTGCTTAAGTGATGTATGCTGTCAAATCAATCAACTTGAAGAAGCACTTGAATATAATTTAGAATCTTTGCATATTACTCGCAAAATTGGCAATCGATTTAGCGAAGCTTCTACTCTAGCTAAAATAGCATCTACATACCAGCACTTGGGTAGAAAAGAAAATGCTTTGGTATACTATAAACAGTCTTTAACAATTTTTCAGCAAATTGGCAGTAAAGAAATTCAGCAACAGTTATTTTTTAACATTGGCAGTATATTTTATTATAAAGAGGAATATTGCCAAGCAATGGGATTTTTACGGTCTGCTCTGGTTTTAGCTCAAGATATAAACAATCATACTGAAGAAGCTAAAGTATCTCTGACTTTGGGTGCGACTCTTCACAAATTAAATCGTCATCAAGAAGCTATTTCTCATTACCGTCAGACCTACAGAATTTATAAAAATTTGGGTGATGAAGTTCAAGCACAACAAATGTTGCAAACTATGCAGATATTAGGAGTTGAATTTTTAGGCTGA
- a CDS encoding N-acetyltransferase family protein, producing MIIRHATDIDLPTIVAIYNAAIPSRMATADLEPVSVESRLAWFKGRSPSQRPLWVMEVEGTIAGWLSFQSFYGRPAYNRTAEISIYIAPGFHRCGLGRQLLAQAISESPRLGLKTLIGFIFAHNQPSLKLFETFGFQAWGNLPKVAELDGIERDLVIMGLKISESVP from the coding sequence ATGATCATCCGCCATGCGACAGATATTGACTTACCTACTATTGTGGCAATTTATAATGCTGCAATTCCCAGCCGCATGGCCACAGCCGATTTAGAGCCGGTATCTGTGGAAAGTCGCCTAGCGTGGTTTAAGGGGCGATCGCCTTCACAAAGACCACTTTGGGTGATGGAAGTAGAAGGTACAATTGCTGGTTGGCTCAGTTTTCAATCCTTCTATGGGCGACCAGCCTACAATAGAACAGCCGAAATTAGTATTTACATTGCGCCAGGCTTTCATCGGTGTGGTTTGGGACGCCAACTCCTAGCCCAAGCAATTAGTGAAAGTCCTCGTTTGGGATTAAAAACCTTAATAGGCTTCATCTTTGCCCATAATCAACCTAGTTTAAAGCTGTTTGAAACATTTGGCTTTCAGGCGTGGGGAAATTTACCCAAAGTCGCAGAACTGGACGGTATTGAACGCGATTTAGTCATCATGGGACTCAAAATTAGTGAATCGGTGCCCTAG
- a CDS encoding ABC transporter ATP-binding protein, producing the protein MTESLLSIENLRVAYPQPSSEELTLAIDHVSFDLQRGEKMGLVGESGCGKSTLGRAVMRLLPSSSRIEGRVRFQGESVLDLAPDKLRKFRGEAVALIFQDPMTRLDPLMTIGNHCIETLQAHAPELSKQQAKEKAIATLEKVKIPASRWNQYPHEFSGGMRQRVAIALALLLNPKLIVADEPTTSLDVTVSAQILQELTRLCAEDNMGLLLISHDLAMVAEYCDRIGVMYHGKMVEMGTTKSVFGQPQHEYTRSLLQAALHIQAIDETETGEISSQSPIPHPQSPILQITALKQHYTIEPNLIERLFKVQNQTIKAVDGIDLELYPGEILGLVGESGCGKSTLSRTILQLIRPTAGKVEFLGQDLTSLSRQEIRSSRRQIQMIFQDPHACLNPAMTVGQSIADPLLIHNLAAPAKAKEQVLWMLEKVGLTPPEIYYQRYPSDLSGGQQQRVAIARALITHPKLVICDEPVSMLDASVQSQVLDLMLQLKAEFELTYLFITHDLWLARFLCDRIAVMNGGTIVEIGPTKQIFANPQHPYTKTLLAAAPLLARA; encoded by the coding sequence ATGACTGAATCTTTATTGAGTATTGAAAATCTCCGTGTAGCCTATCCTCAGCCTAGCTCTGAAGAACTAACGTTGGCAATTGATCATGTGTCTTTTGACCTGCAACGCGGTGAAAAAATGGGATTAGTGGGGGAGTCTGGTTGTGGTAAGTCAACCCTGGGAAGGGCTGTAATGCGCTTGCTTCCCTCATCTAGCCGCATTGAGGGACGGGTGAGATTTCAGGGAGAATCTGTGTTGGATTTAGCACCGGATAAACTGCGGAAATTTCGGGGGGAAGCAGTGGCGCTGATTTTCCAAGACCCGATGACGCGCCTCGATCCGTTGATGACGATTGGGAATCATTGTATCGAAACCTTACAAGCCCATGCACCAGAATTATCTAAGCAGCAAGCTAAAGAAAAAGCGATCGCCACTTTGGAAAAGGTGAAAATTCCCGCTAGTCGCTGGAATCAGTATCCCCATGAGTTTAGTGGTGGGATGCGACAACGGGTAGCGATCGCCTTGGCTTTACTCCTGAACCCCAAATTAATCGTTGCTGATGAACCGACCACCAGCTTAGATGTCACCGTCTCGGCACAGATTTTACAAGAATTAACTCGCCTATGCGCCGAAGATAACATGGGACTGCTGCTAATTTCCCACGATTTAGCAATGGTAGCAGAATATTGCGATCGCATTGGCGTCATGTATCACGGTAAAATGGTGGAAATGGGAACGACAAAATCTGTATTTGGACAACCCCAACACGAATACACGCGATCGCTCCTGCAAGCAGCTTTGCACATTCAAGCCATAGATGAAACAGAAACTGGGGAAATTTCTTCCCAATCCCCAATCCCTCATCCCCAATCCCCAATATTGCAAATCACCGCACTCAAACAGCACTACACTATAGAACCTAACTTGATCGAACGACTGTTTAAGGTGCAAAATCAGACAATTAAAGCCGTAGATGGTATCGACTTGGAACTTTATCCAGGAGAAATTCTCGGTTTGGTCGGGGAGTCAGGTTGCGGTAAAAGCACACTGTCAAGGACAATATTACAACTAATTCGTCCTACTGCTGGTAAAGTCGAGTTTTTGGGACAGGATTTAACTAGCCTATCACGCCAAGAAATTCGTTCCTCACGGCGACAAATACAAATGATATTTCAAGACCCCCATGCTTGTCTCAATCCAGCAATGACCGTGGGACAAAGCATTGCTGACCCCTTATTAATTCACAATTTAGCCGCTCCAGCCAAAGCCAAAGAACAAGTTTTATGGATGCTAGAGAAAGTGGGATTAACACCACCGGAAATTTATTATCAGCGTTATCCATCAGATTTGTCTGGAGGACAGCAACAACGAGTGGCGATCGCCCGTGCTTTGATTACCCATCCGAAACTAGTAATTTGCGATGAACCTGTAAGTATGTTAGATGCTAGTGTACAGTCACAAGTCCTAGATTTGATGTTGCAATTAAAAGCAGAATTTGAGTTAACTTATTTGTTTATTACCCATGACCTGTGGTTAGCCAGATTTTTGTGCGATCGCATTGCCGTCATGAATGGTGGTACAATTGTGGAAATTGGACCGACAAAACAAATTTTTGCCAATCCACAACACCCCTACACCAAAACCCTTCTAGCTGCAGCACCCTTACTAGCACGCGCTTAA